The Raphanus sativus cultivar WK10039 unplaced genomic scaffold, ASM80110v3 Scaffold3187, whole genome shotgun sequence genomic sequence CAAAGCTTCAACATCGACTCTTGGTTAATTCCAGATCACGACAGTGACGTACTCGCCAAAGCTCTTCACAGATCCATCTCCACATCCACCACACCCGCCGGCGATTCTTTCTCTCCCTCAGCTTACTTTgactccgccgccgccgccgccgtctcCGATCTTTCTCCTCCTCAGACCCTCTCTAACGTCTCCTTCGTCTCAGATCCGGACATCTCCGTCGTCGGAGGTGTGAAGCGGAAGCGTGTTGGTCCCGGAGACAAACCGGCGAAACGCCGGTCTCGAGTCTCCACGAAGAAGTCTCAGACCACGTTTATAACGGCGGACGCGGCTAACTTCCGGCATATGGTTCAGCAAGTCACCGGCGCGAAGTTCGTCGGTTCTTCTTCCCCCGGCATTTTCTCTCCGGTCGTGAAGCCGGAGCCGCATAGGCTCGCTAGCAGGCTACCTCCTCCACCATCTTCCTCGGCTGTTCCCACGCTCGATACGTCGTCGTTTTTGTCGAACCATCACCAGGA encodes the following:
- the LOC108829402 gene encoding calmodulin-binding protein 25 — translated: MASFDGLASVEPWSFRQSFNIDSWLIPDHDSDVLAKALHRSISTSTTPAGDSFSPSAYFDSAAAAAVSDLSPPQTLSNVSFVSDPDISVVGGVKRKRVGPGDKPAKRRSRVSTKKSQTTFITADAANFRHMVQQVTGAKFVGSSSPGIFSPVVKPEPHRLASRLPPPPSSSAVPTLDTSSFLSNHHQENMVNDFSSVSAPVRTAATVKSGVVGGGGSAVELDSYFPTLESWKVM